A region from the Variovorax sp. RKNM96 genome encodes:
- a CDS encoding alpha-2-macroglobulin: protein MLQVANRKLASLSDVLFTGLSRALGFLRPLARGLIGSWRPPGWLRIVGAFLLFGLQWLQQRLAWVVVLALLVLAGWFASPHVLKWWHGLTPDRVEPVVSTAQIVAPPRTQIENDKGPNPVVINFSASVAPIARIGQEATGITIEPAIAGRWSWSSQKKLEFLPAQDWPVGQPYKVQLSKDALAPHIEIEQRKYEFTSPEFNARIAGAEFYQDPVQANVRRALFQVRFSHPVNTAEFEKRLVLTYDQACGTSIFSVGKCASEKFTVSYDKLRLTATLQSEPLPIPEKTRPVVLSLTSGAVAQKGGPGQRNDISRAVDIPGLFSLDISSIDPTIVTGENGEPEHVMHVTASMPVHEREMARVVQAWLLPATEEAKGDPEEKFDWSADPSKVTDAVLRRAKKITLQPIASEREVTEMVSFRLPQAEGGRYLLVRVAKGLKTPGGYQLGAARQDVRLLKTFAPELTIMSQGSLLALSGERKLPILVRDLPGIRLEIGRLLPQQLQHLVTQTNGDFAHPQFNSGLQSDNLVDRFQKEIPLSIPAGKAHYETVDFAEYLRSDVADRRGVFLLKVQGFDPKAKKKPEAAEGEAAQAQSEEEQQEEQQSEGEGDPESGNPEDQKDQRLVLVTDLGIVAKKSLDGTRDVFVQSIANGQPVAGALVEVWGRNGMIVASQSTDATGAAKLPNLAGYQREKAPVVLVVRKDGDLSFLPFNRSDRTLDISRFDVGGLRAAGVPNQMTAYVFSDRGIYRPGDTMHIAMMVKAGNWATSLRDLPLEAEIIDARGLSVRREKLKLGPGGAAEIAHTTQDTSPTGNYTVNLYLPRESSPGNPEVEGLLIGSTTVKVQEFLPDRTKVVAKLSSEVAEGWVKPKDLKALIDVQNLFGTPAPDRKVEGTLTLSPAFPVFRAFADYAFFDPQRATEKQVDDLGSVQTSAEGKAEFDLRLSRFDAATYQVHVLAKAFEPEGGRSVSAEAQTLVSDMPYLVGVKVDGDTSYVSKGAARNATVIAIDPQAKKTAVDDLKIERVERKVLSVLVKQDNGLYRYESRKKEIVIDEKPLAIVAAGNTIALNTATPGNFAYVVRNAGGLELNRVEYSVAGNANVSRSLDRNAELQLTLDRKDYEPGQEIEVSIRAPYVGAGLITIERDKVYAHAWFKTDKTASVQKITLPKDFEGTGYINVHFVRDPASDEVYMSPLSYGVIPFATSLAKRTANLQLTSSELVKPGQTVKMKLTSDKPTRAVLFAVDEGILQVARYKTPDPLKHFFQKRALEVGTLQTLDLILPEFKKLMQGAAPGGDGEGELGKHLNPFKRKRDKPVAYWSGLVDVNGSREFSYTVPESFNGSLRVMAVAVNDETTAAKSTRTVVRGDMVILPNAPLAMAPGDTVEVGVGLANNIVGSGKDVPIALTLTASGGLEVVGDATQTLKVNERGEASTKFNVRAKPGEQAVLGSSALVFTSTHKTFSARLSTEVSVRPASPFVTLVQAGSFQRAGELSSKADLYPNFRKSDVAISAAPWAFATGLMQYLEVYPHGCTEQITSQTFPAVLLSGRPELVKEMARGRTPEQGPMPEARKTFERYLVQLRARQTADGGFSLWPGAGTDPFATLYAVHLLIEAKDHKLPVPQDLLQKANTYLQGWLGSGDTSLDGWRQRTQAAYLLTRQGIIAPAALANLREAWRNKQTQGWSDDLGAVYLAASYQLVKQEQVANELLNPVWSDLLARTEKKQRRNVWGAYYDPLVHDSMTLHLVGRHFPSRLKTLKPEVWEGMGAMVRDGWYNSLSSASMLLAVDAYFEAVAQNADGKLTAQTVNAQGQAAALALGSVNPITRAAVPAGTAKLKLSNDSDFNLYYSWAEQGFERNVPTTPVNQGLEIFHEVLDAKGNPITKAKLGEEVTVRVRVRSLERAQLNDVALVDLLPGGLEPVLQAVGDDEEANADAPIWKKRLGGGGSWKVQYADIREDRVVFYGAVDKNLLEVTYKARATNVGDFVVPAAYGEAMYDRRVYSRSAGARFQVVAN from the coding sequence ATGCTTCAAGTTGCCAATCGAAAACTCGCGTCGCTGAGCGACGTGCTCTTCACCGGCCTCAGCCGTGCGCTCGGTTTCCTGCGTCCGCTGGCACGCGGACTCATCGGTTCCTGGCGACCCCCGGGGTGGCTGCGCATCGTGGGGGCGTTCCTTCTTTTCGGACTGCAGTGGCTGCAGCAGCGGCTGGCCTGGGTGGTGGTGCTGGCGCTGCTGGTGCTCGCGGGTTGGTTCGCGAGCCCGCATGTCTTGAAGTGGTGGCACGGCCTCACGCCCGATCGCGTCGAACCCGTCGTCTCCACCGCGCAGATCGTGGCCCCGCCGCGCACGCAGATCGAAAACGACAAGGGACCGAACCCGGTCGTCATCAACTTTTCCGCTTCGGTCGCGCCGATCGCGCGCATCGGCCAGGAGGCGACCGGCATCACCATCGAGCCCGCCATTGCCGGGCGCTGGTCGTGGAGCAGCCAGAAGAAGCTGGAGTTCCTCCCCGCGCAGGATTGGCCGGTCGGCCAGCCCTACAAGGTGCAGCTCTCGAAGGACGCGCTCGCGCCGCACATCGAGATCGAGCAGCGCAAGTACGAGTTCACCTCGCCCGAGTTCAACGCGCGCATCGCGGGCGCGGAGTTCTACCAAGACCCGGTGCAGGCCAACGTGCGGCGCGCGCTCTTCCAGGTGCGCTTCTCGCACCCCGTCAACACGGCAGAGTTCGAGAAGCGCCTGGTGCTGACCTATGACCAGGCCTGCGGCACCTCGATCTTCAGCGTGGGCAAGTGCGCCAGCGAGAAGTTCACCGTCAGCTACGACAAGCTGCGCCTCACCGCCACCCTGCAGTCGGAGCCGCTGCCCATCCCCGAGAAGACGCGCCCTGTGGTGCTCAGCCTCACTTCCGGCGCAGTCGCGCAGAAGGGCGGCCCGGGCCAGCGCAACGACATCTCGCGCGCAGTCGACATCCCCGGCCTCTTCAGTCTCGACATCTCGAGCATCGACCCGACCATCGTGACGGGCGAGAACGGCGAGCCCGAGCATGTGATGCACGTCACCGCCTCGATGCCGGTGCACGAGCGCGAAATGGCGCGCGTGGTGCAGGCCTGGCTGCTGCCCGCCACGGAAGAAGCCAAGGGCGACCCGGAAGAGAAGTTCGACTGGTCCGCCGACCCCTCGAAGGTCACCGACGCCGTGCTGCGCCGCGCGAAGAAGATCACCCTGCAACCCATCGCCAGCGAGCGCGAAGTGACCGAGATGGTCAGCTTCCGCCTGCCGCAGGCCGAAGGCGGCCGCTACCTGCTGGTGCGCGTGGCCAAGGGCCTGAAGACGCCGGGCGGCTACCAGCTCGGCGCGGCGCGGCAGGACGTGCGCCTGCTCAAGACCTTCGCGCCCGAGCTCACCATCATGAGCCAGGGCTCGCTGCTCGCCCTGTCGGGCGAGCGCAAGCTGCCGATCCTGGTGCGCGACCTGCCCGGCATCCGCCTGGAAATCGGGCGCCTGCTGCCGCAGCAGCTGCAGCACCTGGTGACGCAGACCAACGGCGATTTCGCGCATCCGCAGTTCAACAGCGGCCTGCAGTCGGACAACCTCGTCGACCGCTTCCAGAAGGAGATTCCGCTCAGCATCCCCGCCGGCAAGGCGCACTACGAGACCGTCGACTTCGCCGAGTACCTGCGCAGCGACGTGGCCGACCGCCGCGGCGTGTTCCTGCTCAAGGTGCAGGGCTTCGATCCCAAGGCCAAGAAGAAGCCGGAGGCGGCCGAGGGTGAGGCCGCACAGGCGCAGTCCGAGGAGGAACAACAGGAAGAACAGCAGTCGGAAGGCGAAGGCGATCCCGAGAGCGGCAACCCCGAAGACCAGAAGGACCAGCGCCTGGTGCTCGTCACCGACCTGGGCATCGTCGCCAAGAAGTCGCTCGACGGCACGCGCGACGTGTTCGTGCAGAGCATCGCCAATGGTCAGCCGGTGGCCGGCGCATTGGTCGAGGTGTGGGGACGCAACGGCATGATCGTGGCGTCGCAATCCACCGACGCCACGGGCGCCGCCAAGCTGCCCAACCTCGCCGGCTACCAGCGCGAGAAGGCGCCCGTGGTGCTGGTGGTGCGCAAGGACGGCGACCTGAGCTTCCTGCCCTTCAACCGCAGCGACCGCACGCTGGACATCTCGCGCTTCGACGTCGGCGGCCTGCGCGCGGCCGGCGTGCCGAACCAGATGACGGCGTATGTGTTCAGCGACCGTGGCATCTACCGCCCGGGCGACACCATGCACATCGCGATGATGGTCAAGGCCGGCAACTGGGCCACGTCGCTGCGCGACCTGCCGCTCGAGGCCGAGATCATCGATGCGCGCGGCCTCAGTGTGCGCCGCGAGAAGCTCAAGCTCGGCCCCGGCGGCGCGGCGGAAATTGCCCACACCACGCAGGACACCTCGCCCACCGGCAACTACACCGTCAACCTCTACCTGCCGCGCGAATCGTCGCCCGGCAATCCCGAGGTGGAAGGCCTCTTGATCGGCAGCACCACGGTGAAGGTGCAGGAATTCCTGCCCGACCGCACCAAGGTCGTCGCCAAGCTCAGCAGCGAAGTGGCCGAAGGCTGGGTCAAGCCCAAGGACCTGAAGGCGCTCATCGATGTGCAGAACCTCTTCGGCACGCCCGCGCCCGACCGCAAGGTCGAAGGCACGCTCACGCTGAGCCCGGCCTTCCCGGTGTTCCGCGCGTTCGCCGACTACGCCTTCTTCGATCCGCAGCGCGCCACCGAGAAACAGGTCGACGACCTGGGCAGCGTGCAGACCAGCGCCGAAGGCAAGGCCGAGTTCGACCTGCGCCTCTCGCGCTTCGACGCCGCCACCTACCAGGTGCACGTGCTCGCCAAGGCCTTCGAGCCAGAAGGCGGGCGCAGCGTCTCGGCCGAGGCGCAGACGCTGGTGAGCGACATGCCCTATCTCGTGGGCGTGAAGGTCGACGGCGACACCAGCTACGTGAGCAAAGGCGCCGCGCGCAACGCCACCGTGATCGCGATCGACCCGCAGGCCAAGAAGACGGCCGTGGACGACCTGAAGATCGAGCGCGTGGAGCGCAAGGTGCTGTCGGTGCTCGTGAAGCAGGACAACGGCCTCTACCGCTACGAGTCGCGCAAGAAGGAAATCGTGATCGACGAGAAGCCGCTCGCCATCGTCGCGGCCGGCAACACCATTGCGCTCAACACCGCCACGCCCGGCAACTTCGCCTACGTGGTGCGCAATGCCGGCGGGCTGGAGTTGAACCGCGTCGAATACAGCGTGGCGGGCAACGCGAACGTCTCGCGCTCGCTGGACCGCAACGCCGAGCTGCAGCTCACGCTCGACCGCAAGGACTACGAGCCGGGCCAGGAGATCGAGGTGAGCATCCGCGCGCCGTACGTGGGCGCGGGCCTCATCACCATCGAGCGCGACAAGGTGTATGCCCACGCGTGGTTCAAGACCGACAAGACCGCCTCGGTGCAGAAGATCACGCTGCCCAAGGACTTCGAGGGCACCGGCTACATCAACGTGCACTTCGTGCGCGACCCGGCCTCGGACGAGGTCTACATGAGCCCGCTGTCGTACGGCGTCATTCCCTTCGCCACCAGCCTCGCCAAGCGCACCGCGAACCTGCAGCTCACCAGCAGCGAACTCGTGAAGCCCGGCCAGACGGTGAAGATGAAGCTCACCAGCGACAAGCCCACGCGCGCCGTGCTGTTCGCGGTGGACGAGGGCATCCTGCAGGTGGCGCGCTACAAGACGCCCGATCCGCTCAAGCACTTCTTCCAGAAGCGCGCGCTCGAAGTGGGCACCTTGCAGACGCTCGACCTGATCCTGCCGGAGTTCAAGAAGCTCATGCAGGGCGCAGCGCCCGGCGGCGACGGCGAAGGCGAACTCGGCAAGCACCTGAATCCGTTCAAGCGCAAGCGCGACAAGCCGGTGGCCTACTGGTCAGGCCTCGTCGATGTGAACGGCAGCCGCGAATTCAGCTACACCGTGCCCGAGAGCTTCAACGGCAGCCTGCGCGTGATGGCCGTCGCAGTGAACGACGAGACCACCGCCGCCAAGAGCACCCGCACCGTGGTGCGCGGCGACATGGTGATCCTGCCGAACGCGCCGCTCGCCATGGCGCCCGGCGACACGGTCGAAGTGGGCGTGGGCCTCGCGAACAACATCGTGGGCTCGGGCAAGGACGTTCCCATTGCGCTCACGCTCACCGCCTCGGGCGGGCTCGAAGTGGTGGGCGATGCGACGCAGACGCTCAAGGTCAACGAGCGCGGCGAAGCGAGCACCAAGTTCAACGTGCGCGCCAAGCCGGGCGAGCAGGCGGTGCTGGGTTCGTCGGCGCTGGTGTTCACCTCGACGCACAAGACCTTCAGCGCGCGCCTCTCGACCGAGGTGAGCGTGCGGCCTGCGTCGCCATTCGTCACGCTGGTGCAGGCGGGCAGCTTCCAGCGCGCGGGCGAGTTGAGCAGCAAGGCCGACCTGTATCCGAACTTCCGCAAGAGCGATGTGGCGATATCGGCCGCGCCGTGGGCCTTCGCGACCGGCCTCATGCAGTACCTGGAGGTCTACCCCCACGGCTGCACCGAGCAGATCACGAGCCAGACCTTCCCGGCCGTGCTGCTGTCGGGCCGGCCCGAGCTGGTGAAGGAAATGGCGCGCGGCCGCACCCCCGAGCAGGGCCCGATGCCCGAGGCGCGCAAGACCTTCGAGCGCTACCTCGTGCAACTGCGCGCGCGGCAGACGGCCGACGGCGGCTTCTCGCTGTGGCCCGGCGCGGGCACCGATCCCTTTGCCACCCTCTACGCGGTGCACCTGCTGATCGAAGCCAAGGACCACAAGCTGCCCGTGCCGCAAGACCTGCTGCAGAAGGCCAACACCTACCTGCAGGGCTGGCTCGGCAGCGGCGACACCTCGCTGGACGGCTGGCGCCAGCGCACGCAGGCGGCCTACCTGCTGACGCGCCAGGGCATCATCGCGCCGGCCGCACTGGCCAACCTGCGCGAAGCCTGGCGCAACAAGCAGACGCAAGGCTGGAGCGACGACCTCGGCGCCGTGTACCTCGCCGCGAGCTACCAGCTCGTGAAGCAGGAGCAGGTGGCGAATGAGCTGCTCAACCCGGTGTGGTCCGACCTGCTCGCGCGCACCGAGAAGAAGCAGCGCCGCAATGTCTGGGGCGCCTACTACGACCCGCTGGTGCACGACAGCATGACGCTGCACCTGGTGGGCCGCCACTTCCCCTCGCGCCTGAAGACGCTGAAGCCCGAGGTGTGGGAAGGCATGGGCGCGATGGTGCGCGACGGCTGGTACAACAGCCTGTCGTCAGCCTCGATGCTGCTTGCGGTCGATGCGTACTTCGAAGCGGTGGCGCAGAACGCCGATGGCAAGCTGACGGCGCAGACCGTCAATGCGCAAGGCCAGGCTGCGGCGCTTGCACTGGGCTCGGTGAATCCGATCACGCGTGCTGCGGTGCCCGCCGGCACGGCCAAGCTCAAGCTCTCGAACGACAGCGACTTCAACCTGTACTACAGCTGGGCCGAACAGGGCTTCGAGCGCAACGTGCCCACCACGCCGGTGAATCAGGGCCTGGAGATCTTCCATGAAGTACTCGACGCCAAGGGCAACCCGATCACCAAGGCCAAGCTCGGCGAAGAGGTCACGGTGCGGGTGCGTGTGCGCAGCCTGGAGCGCGCACAGCTCAACGACGTGGCGCTGGTCGACCTGCTGCCAGGTGGCCTGGAGCCGGTGCTGCAGGCCGTGGGCGACGACGAGGAAGCCAATGCCGATGCGCCGATCTGGAAGAAGCGCCTCGGCGGCGGCGGCTCGTGGAAGGTGCAGTACGCCGACATCCGCGAGGACCGCGTGGTGTTCTACGGTGCGGTCGACAAGAACCTGCTCGAAGTGACCTACAAGGCGCGCGCCACCAACGTGGGCGACTTCGTGGTGCCGGCGGCGTATGGCGAAGCGATGTACGACCGGCGCGTGTATTCGCGCTCGGCGGGTGCGCGCTTCCAGGTCGTCGCGAACTGA
- a CDS encoding DUF2269 domain-containing protein: MNTYLVLKWLHIVSSVLMVGTGLGSAFYMFFANRSGSVPAQAVVSRLVVRADWWFTTPTVILQPVTGFALAHMAGWPLSTPWLAVSMGLFVFAGICWLPVVWLQIRMAAMAGQAHVDAMPLPPLYARYQRYWEWLGYPAFVAMVVVFWLMVNKPALSF, encoded by the coding sequence ATGAACACCTACCTCGTCCTCAAGTGGCTGCACATCGTCTCCAGCGTGCTGATGGTCGGCACGGGGCTGGGTTCGGCCTTCTACATGTTCTTTGCCAACCGCAGCGGCAGCGTGCCGGCGCAGGCGGTGGTGAGCCGGCTGGTGGTGCGCGCGGACTGGTGGTTCACCACGCCCACGGTCATCCTGCAGCCGGTCACCGGCTTTGCGCTGGCCCACATGGCGGGCTGGCCGCTCTCGACGCCGTGGCTCGCGGTGTCGATGGGCCTCTTCGTGTTCGCGGGAATCTGCTGGCTGCCGGTGGTGTGGCTGCAGATCCGCATGGCGGCGATGGCCGGGCAGGCGCATGTGGATGCGATGCCGCTGCCGCCGCTGTATGCGCGCTACCAACGCTATTGGGAGTGGCTCGGCTACCCGGCCTTCGTGGCCATGGTCGTCGTGTTCTGGTTGATGGTGAACAAGCCCGCCCTTTCCTTTTGA
- a CDS encoding DoxX-like family protein, translating into MTRPADDDRLLRLSLVAVWLFTAFASIVELNGQSRQALAEAGIASPPWLVQLLILGGAAADLAIGLALWWRPGCASYLAALGLMLLMTAMATFLQPTLWLHPLGPLLKNLPIAALLWYLYRRATP; encoded by the coding sequence ATGACCCGCCCGGCCGACGACGATCGCCTGCTGCGCCTGAGCCTCGTTGCGGTCTGGCTGTTCACGGCGTTCGCCAGCATCGTCGAGCTGAACGGGCAGAGCCGCCAGGCGCTGGCCGAGGCCGGCATCGCATCGCCGCCTTGGCTGGTGCAGTTGTTGATCTTAGGAGGCGCGGCGGCCGATCTCGCCATCGGCCTGGCGCTCTGGTGGCGGCCCGGCTGCGCCAGTTATCTCGCGGCCCTCGGCCTGATGCTGCTCATGACTGCAATGGCTACTTTCCTCCAGCCCACGCTGTGGCTTCACCCGCTGGGCCCGCTGCTCAAGAACCTGCCCATCGCCGCGCTCCTCTGGTACCTGTACCGACGCGCCACGCCATGA
- a CDS encoding saccharopine dehydrogenase NADP-binding domain-containing protein, translating into MKTLVLGGYGNFGARICHALAADARIELLIGGRDLERATAFAQSLSGNARGVRVDAQSPDLAQGLGYLGVDLVIHTAGPFQSQDYRVPQAAAAAGAHYIDLADGRRFVCDFPGAMDATFRSAGRTAVTGASTVPALSSAVVDHLAAGWQGIRSIDICIAPAQGAPRGEATLAGVLAYCGAPIRVWQDGRWTEQPGWANPVKVQFARMRPRRGALCDIPDLELFPSRYAGVQSVMFRAALEVGIAQQAFAFLAFMHRVGLLRAPQKLAPLLHSTGGVFDALGTALGGMVVRVEGIDAQGAKARRAWHIAADDNHGPEIPCMAAILLARRLARGDALPVGAHACAGLLTLPEFEPEFTRWGMVTDVVDETASAS; encoded by the coding sequence ATGAAGACGCTGGTGCTCGGCGGCTACGGCAACTTCGGCGCGCGCATCTGCCATGCGCTGGCGGCGGATGCGCGCATCGAGCTGTTGATCGGTGGACGCGACCTGGAGCGAGCGACTGCGTTCGCGCAGTCGCTGAGCGGCAATGCGCGTGGTGTGCGCGTCGACGCGCAATCGCCCGATCTTGCGCAAGGCCTGGGTTACCTGGGTGTCGATCTGGTCATCCACACCGCGGGGCCGTTCCAGAGCCAGGATTACCGCGTGCCGCAGGCCGCGGCAGCGGCCGGCGCGCACTACATCGACTTGGCCGACGGCCGCCGCTTCGTCTGCGACTTTCCGGGCGCAATGGACGCCACTTTCCGAAGTGCAGGCCGGACCGCCGTCACGGGCGCCAGCACCGTGCCGGCGCTCTCGTCGGCGGTGGTCGACCATCTCGCGGCGGGCTGGCAAGGCATCCGCAGCATCGACATCTGCATTGCGCCGGCGCAAGGCGCGCCGCGCGGCGAGGCCACGCTCGCGGGCGTGCTTGCCTACTGCGGTGCGCCGATCCGTGTCTGGCAGGACGGACGATGGACCGAGCAGCCCGGCTGGGCGAATCCGGTGAAGGTGCAGTTCGCGCGCATGCGGCCGCGCCGGGGTGCGTTGTGCGACATCCCCGATCTCGAACTCTTTCCGTCGCGCTATGCGGGCGTGCAGTCGGTCATGTTCCGCGCGGCGCTCGAAGTCGGCATCGCGCAGCAGGCCTTCGCCTTCCTGGCGTTCATGCATCGGGTGGGCCTGCTGCGCGCGCCGCAGAAGCTGGCGCCGTTGTTGCATTCCACCGGTGGCGTGTTCGATGCGCTCGGCACTGCGCTCGGCGGCATGGTGGTGCGGGTCGAAGGCATCGATGCGCAAGGTGCCAAGGCGCGCCGCGCCTGGCACATCGCGGCGGACGACAACCACGGCCCCGAGATTCCCTGCATGGCGGCGATCCTGCTGGCACGCCGGTTGGCACGCGGTGATGCGCTCCCTGTCGGCGCGCACGCCTGCGCTGGGCTGCTCACGCTGCCGGAGTTCGAGCCCGAATTCACGCGCTGGGGCATGGTGACCGATGTGGTCGACGAGACGGCATCCGCCTCATGA
- a CDS encoding FAD-dependent oxidoreductase → MQRRDFLGVAGAAGALALAGCEVPPPIEGGFTGIDVARGHAMRDGALKSQAPATVKRTRVVIAGGGVAGLAAARALRLAGIEDFTLLELEDTAGGNARGGMVNGIACPLGAHYLPVPGDDAREVQDLLEELGLRRRVAGRWEYDERNLCHSPQERLFFHGEWQDGLLPMHGVGVDTIAQYRKFAQRIDALQHAAHFAIPTLKVAVTPELLALDAIAFSRWLDSESFSDAQLRWYLDYCCRDDYGAGIEQVSAWAGIHYFASRHGFHAPGDPSGSANDANPERDGVLTWPEGNGWLTKQLAAPLGDRLRTGQVVTRIAESRGGVEVDAWDAASKSLVRWQAERCIVALPVFIAARVVENAPEVLKHAAAHVRYAPWLVANVHLRGPLADRVGAAPSWDNVIYGTRGLGYVDARHQTLDPTPRGTVLSWYRPLGPSSYDATDGRKLLLERPWTGWRDDLLAELSVPHPDLPSLSTHIEITRYGHAMSIPRPGLLAEIGSQRTAPDDAHRGSVIAGRLSFAHADWSGYSIFEEAFTRGHVAGASLA, encoded by the coding sequence ATGCAACGGCGCGACTTCCTCGGCGTGGCAGGTGCGGCGGGCGCCCTGGCGCTGGCCGGGTGCGAGGTGCCGCCGCCCATCGAAGGCGGCTTCACCGGCATCGACGTTGCGCGCGGCCACGCGATGCGCGACGGCGCGCTCAAGAGCCAGGCACCCGCGACCGTGAAGCGCACGCGGGTGGTGATCGCCGGTGGCGGCGTCGCCGGTCTTGCCGCCGCGCGCGCCTTGCGGCTCGCGGGCATCGAAGACTTCACCCTGCTCGAACTCGAAGACACCGCCGGCGGCAATGCGCGCGGCGGCATGGTCAACGGCATCGCCTGTCCGCTCGGCGCGCACTACCTGCCGGTGCCCGGTGACGATGCGCGTGAGGTGCAGGACCTGCTCGAGGAGCTGGGCCTGCGCCGGCGCGTGGCGGGCCGCTGGGAATACGACGAGCGCAACCTCTGCCACAGCCCGCAGGAGCGTCTCTTCTTCCATGGCGAGTGGCAGGATGGCCTCCTGCCCATGCACGGCGTGGGCGTCGACACGATCGCGCAGTACCGCAAGTTCGCGCAGCGCATCGATGCGCTGCAGCACGCGGCGCACTTCGCCATTCCGACGCTCAAGGTCGCGGTCACGCCCGAACTGCTGGCGCTCGATGCCATCGCCTTTTCGCGCTGGCTCGACAGCGAAAGCTTCAGCGATGCGCAACTGCGCTGGTACCTCGACTACTGCTGCCGCGACGACTACGGCGCGGGCATCGAGCAGGTGTCGGCCTGGGCTGGCATCCATTACTTCGCGAGCCGGCACGGCTTTCACGCGCCCGGCGATCCGAGCGGCAGCGCCAACGACGCGAACCCCGAGCGCGATGGCGTGCTCACCTGGCCCGAAGGCAACGGCTGGCTCACCAAGCAACTGGCTGCGCCGCTCGGCGATCGGTTGCGCACAGGGCAGGTCGTCACGCGCATTGCCGAATCGCGCGGCGGGGTCGAAGTCGATGCGTGGGACGCCGCATCGAAATCGCTGGTGCGCTGGCAGGCCGAGCGCTGCATCGTCGCGCTGCCGGTGTTCATTGCCGCGCGCGTGGTCGAGAACGCGCCCGAGGTGCTGAAGCACGCCGCCGCGCATGTGCGCTACGCGCCGTGGCTCGTGGCCAACGTGCACCTGCGCGGCCCGCTGGCCGACCGCGTGGGCGCCGCGCCGAGCTGGGACAACGTGATCTACGGGACGCGCGGCCTCGGCTATGTGGATGCGCGCCATCAAACGCTCGACCCCACGCCGCGCGGCACCGTGCTGAGCTGGTACCGCCCGCTGGGGCCGAGCAGCTACGACGCCACCGATGGCCGCAAGCTGCTATTGGAGCGCCCCTGGACCGGCTGGCGCGACGACCTGCTCGCCGAGCTGTCGGTGCCGCATCCGGACCTGCCTTCGCTCTCCACGCACATCGAGATCACGCGCTACGGCCATGCCATGTCGATCCCCCGGCCCGGGCTGCTGGCGGAGATCGGCTCGCAACGCACGGCGCCGGACGATGCGCACCGCGGCAGCGTCATCGCGGGGCGCCTGTCATTCGCGCATGCGGATTGGTCGGGCTACTCGATCTTCGAGGAGGCGTTCACGCGCGGCCACGTCGCGGGGGCGAGCCTGGCATGA